The sequence CCCTGTCCGCCACCGCCTTCCCGCGCTCCGTCGGCTTTCCTGAACAGTGAGCCCCCAGGGCGGCGACAGGACCGGGGCGGTGGTGTGGGCTGTGTCTCCTTATGGGGATTCGGCGGGTTTGTGCGGAGGCTGTCCGGAGAGGACGGCAGCGAGGGCGTGCGGGGCATCGTACGAGGTCAGAGCGCTGCGGGCGGGTCGATCGGCGGTAATGCGCCAGGCCCGCGAGGCAATATCTGTGGTGGCAACATGAGAAATCGGATCGGCGCGCGATACATATTCCTCAGGCCATCGACAGGGGTGGAATTGTGGACCGTACAGGGTCCGCTTCGGCGTGCTAGTGTCGTCATCAGTTGCAGGTGTGGTTGCCAGAAGGTTTTTCCGACGGCTGATCATCACGGCGACACGGAATGCGCACAGGGCGCGTTCCTGGCACCGTCTCCGAAGGAGAAACAAAATGGCTACGACCGGTACCGTCAAGTGGTTCAACGCGGAAAAGGGCTTCGGCTTCATCGAGCAGGACGGCGGCGGCCCCGACGTCTTCGCCCACTACTCGAACATCGCCACCCAGGGCTTCCGTGAGCTGCTGGAAGGCCAGAAGGTGTCGTTCGACATCGCGCAGGGCCAGAAGGGCCCGACGGCCGAGAACATCGTCCCCGCCTAATCCGCGGAAGCGACACGTCTTTCGCAGCTGGGGCCCGCACCTTGGGGTGCGGGCCCCGGCTCGCTTTATTTCCAGGGCAATTCGACCCTGACATTTTCGGCCCGTTCTCGCGATTCTCTGCGCTGCTCCTCCTGCCGCGGAAACTCCTTGATACGCGCCCGCATCGAGGAAGGTTCCGCATGAACCGCACACCCACCACTCGCGCACGCACTTCCCGCACATACGACCGCTTCGGCGGAAGCGGCTCCGGCCGCTCCGGCGCTCCGCGCCGCTCCGGCGGTTCCGGAAGCCGGCAGCCCCTGCGGGGCGAGTTCGCGCTGCCGAAGACTGTCACGCCCGCGCTGCCCGCCGTCGAGGCGTTCGCCGATCTCGGCATGCCGGCGCCCCTGCTGGACACGC comes from Streptomyces sp. SCL15-4 and encodes:
- a CDS encoding cold-shock protein, giving the protein MATTGTVKWFNAEKGFGFIEQDGGGPDVFAHYSNIATQGFRELLEGQKVSFDIAQGQKGPTAENIVPA